A part of Paenibacillus sp. sptzw28 genomic DNA contains:
- a CDS encoding M56 family metallopeptidase: protein MEITRYRRLFFSALLLSGVLFFQMTLYVFHLMLGIPISYNVFQFCLEMIKFFGIPLLSHFMNGLILFTYCSCIWMIARQTVMFGKTMRKLMLCQDLPMTKLYGKAHHLNGKQFMIITHPMPIAVTMGLLRPRVVISTGLLNLMEEDEIEAVIEHEKYHLRHRDPLQMFLLSMLSVSMWYIPIFKWLSVKYNLIIEVMADKHAISKVGSSDVLGSALLKILKQGPLPVLTHSHASFAETSINVRIVHILDPHTQLSVKLPVLRSIVSMIAAFLLLLAVTAP from the coding sequence ATGGAGATAACCCGTTACAGGCGGCTGTTTTTTTCTGCATTGTTGCTTTCCGGAGTCCTTTTTTTCCAGATGACACTGTACGTTTTTCATCTTATGCTCGGTATACCCATTTCCTATAACGTATTTCAGTTTTGTCTGGAAATGATAAAATTCTTCGGAATACCCTTATTATCGCACTTCATGAACGGTCTCATTCTGTTCACTTATTGCTCATGTATCTGGATGATTGCAAGGCAAACTGTAATGTTCGGAAAAACGATGAGGAAGCTTATGCTCTGTCAAGACCTTCCGATGACGAAGCTATATGGCAAAGCGCATCATTTGAACGGGAAGCAATTCATGATCATTACTCATCCAATGCCGATTGCCGTCACGATGGGTCTGCTGAGACCGAGGGTCGTCATTTCCACCGGGCTGCTGAATCTTATGGAGGAGGATGAAATCGAAGCGGTCATCGAGCATGAGAAATACCATCTGCGGCATAGAGATCCTCTTCAAATGTTTTTGTTGTCAATGCTATCCGTCAGCATGTGGTATATACCGATATTCAAATGGTTATCGGTGAAATACAATCTGATTATTGAAGTCATGGCCGATAAACATGCAATTTCAAAAGTCGGAAGTTCGGATGTTCTGGGAAGCGCACTATTGAAGATTCTGAAACAGGGACCGCTGCCCGTCCTGACTCATTCCCACGCTTCTTTCGCAGAAACGTCAATTAACGTGCGAATTGTGCACATTCTGGACCCTCATACACAGCTGTCTGTCAAACTTCCTGTACTGCGTTCTATCGTATCGATGATCGCTGCGTTTCTTCTTTTGCTGGCTGTCACAGCTCCGTAG